A stretch of the Solanum dulcamara chromosome 6, daSolDulc1.2, whole genome shotgun sequence genome encodes the following:
- the LOC129892225 gene encoding mitogen-activated protein kinase kinase kinase 18-like: MDWTRGHTIGHGSTAAVSVAKSCFSDDVFAVKSVELSQSQLLQKEQKILSELRSPYIVSYKGYDVTKENDKHMFNLMMEYMPNGTLSDEIRKQDGRMNEPLIGYYTKQIVHGLEYLHSRNIAHCDIKGHNILLGKTGAKIADFGCSRWWIDPTERDGGRAASSTEPIGGTPMFMAPEVVRGEEQGCPADIWGLGCTIIEMATGGSAWTNVTNAASFLYRIAFSGESPEIPKFLSLQAKDFLNKCLRRDAKERWTAKQLLQHPFLEENSNPNSSANQDFVTSSPTSILDQDIWNSVDESETIDSTIQTVSSMDSPLQRVSKLGQNSGKPNWCLDDEIWTTVRKTNEGDGTMTAFSEMELESCFGSKELEINYYFDHNFCCNTVVQKSSVINSLNFPRHLTYSLNKIHCS; encoded by the coding sequence ATGGATTGGACCAGAGGCCATACCATAGGCCACGGCTCCACCGCCGCCGTCTCCGTCGCCAAGTCATGCTTCTCCGATGATGTTTTTGCTGTTAAGTCAGTAGAGCTATCCCAGTCGCAGTTATTACAAAAGGAGCAGAAAATTCTTTCCGAATTGAGGTCCCCTTATATAGTTAGCTACAAGGGATACGATGTTACGAAAGAGAACGATAAACACATGTTTAATCTTATGATGGAGTACATGCCGAACGGTACACTTTCCGATGAAATTCGGAAACAGGATGGTCGGATGAACGAGCCGTTGATTGGGTATTACACGAAGCAAATTGTACACGGACTAGAGTACCTACATTCAAGGAACATAGCACACTGTGACATAAAGGGGCACAACATTTTGTTAGGAAAAACCGGTGCCAAAATTGCCGATTTTGGATGTTCCAGGTGGTGGATTGATCCGACGGAGAGGGACGGTGGTAGGGCGGCTTCTTCCACCGAGCCAATTGGAGGAACGCCGATGTTCATGGCACCAGAGGTGGTGCGTGGGGAAGAACAGGGGTGTCCTGCTGATATTTGGGGATTGGGATGTACAATTATTGAAATGGCCACGGGTGGATCAGCATGGACAAATGTGACAAACGCGGCGTCATTCCTTTACAGGATTGCATTTTCTGGGGAATCCCCTGAAATTCCAAAATTCCTGTCCTTACAAGCAAAGGATTTTTTAAACAAATGCTTGAGAAGagatgcaaaagaaagatggacgGCTAAACAACTCCTCCAACATCCATTTCTTGAGGAAAATTCTAATCCGAATTCTTCAGCAAATCAAGATTTTGTGACAAGCTCCCCAACCAGCATTCTTGATCAAGACATTTGGAATTCAGTAGACGAATCAGAAACCATAGATTCTACAATACAAACAGTAAGCTCAATGGATTCTCCTCTTCAAAGGGTAAGTAAATTGGGACAGAATTCAGGTAAACCAAATTGGTGCTTGGATGATGAGATTTGGACCACAGTTAGAAAAACCAATGAAGGAGATGGAACAATGACAGCTTTTTCTGAAATGGAGTTGGAAAGCTGTTTTGGTAGTAAGGAGTTAGAAATAAATTACTactttgatcataacttttgcTGTAACACAGTGGTACAAAAGAGCTCTGTAATTAACAGTCTCAATTTTCCGAGGCATTTGACATATTCACTAAATAAAATTCATTGTTCATAA
- the LOC129892141 gene encoding mitogen-activated protein kinase kinase kinase 18-like — protein sequence MDWIRGSTIGHGSTASVSFAKSCFSDDIFAVKSVELSQSQLLQKEQKILSELSSPYIVSYKGYDVTKENAKHMFNLMMEYMPNGTLSDEIRKQGGRINEPLIGYYTKQIVHGLEYLHSRNIAHCDIKEHNILLGKTGAKIADFGCARWIDPTERDGGRAASSTEPIGGTPMFMAPEVARGEEQGCPADIWGLGCTIIEMSTGGSAWTNVTNAASLLYRIAFSGESPEIPKFLSLQARNFLSKCLRRDPKERWTAKQLLKHPFLEEDSNSNWTANQDFVTDSPTSILDQDIWNESEIVDYTILQTVSSPLQRIRDLRSNSGESKWRWNDDQRWITVRSGCSE from the coding sequence ATGGATTGGATCAGAGGTAGTACTATAGGCCACGGCTCCACCGCCTCCGTCTCCTTCGCCAAGTCATGCTTTTCCGATGATATTTTTGCTGTTAAGTCAGTAGAGCTATCCCAGTCGCAGTTATTACAAAAGGAGCAGAAAATTCTGTCCGAATTGAGCTCTCCTTATATAGTTAGCTACAAGGGGTACGATGTTACGAAAGAGAACGCTAAACACATGTTTAATCTTATGATGGAGTACATGCCGAACGGTACACTTTCCGATGAAATTCGGAAACAGGGTGGCCGGATAAACGAGCCGTTGATTGGGTATTACACGAAGCAAATTGTACACGGACTAGAGTACCTACATTCAAGGAACATAGCACACTGTGATATAAAGGAGCACAACATTTTGTTAGGAAAAACCGGTGCCAAAATTGCCGATTTTGGATGTGCCAGGTGGATTGATCCGACGGAGAGGGACGGTGGTAGGGCGGCTTCTTCCACTGAGCCAATTGGAGGAACGCCGATGTTCATGGCACCAGAGGTGGCGCGTGGGGAAGAACAGGGGTGTCCTGCTGATATTTGGGGATTGGGATGTACAATTATTGAAATGTCCACTGGTGGATCAGCATGGACTAATGTGACAAACGCGGCGTCATTACTTTACAGAATTGCATTTTCTGGGGAATCCCCTGAAATTCCAAAATTCCTGTCCTTACAAGCAAGAAATTTCTTAAGCAAATGCTTGAGAAGAGATCCAAAAGAAAGATGGACAGCTAAACAACTCCTCAAGCATCCATTTCTTGAGGAAGATTCTAATTCTAATTGGACGGCAAATCAAGATTTTGTGACAGACTCCCCAACAAGCATTCTTGATCAAGACATATGGAATGAATCAGAAATTGTGGATTATACAATATTACAAACAGTTAGCTCTCCTCTACAAAGAATAAGAGATTTGCGTTCAAATTCAGGAGAATCGAAATGGAGATGGAATGATGATCAGAGATGGATCACAGTTAGAAGCGGCTGTAGTGAATAA